A DNA window from Arachis duranensis cultivar V14167 chromosome 3, aradu.V14167.gnm2.J7QH, whole genome shotgun sequence contains the following coding sequences:
- the LOC107482309 gene encoding phloretin 4'-O-glucosyltransferase-like encodes MNMVRRHRHHHFLVVPYPVQGHINPALQFSKRLLSFGANVTFLTTLYMHRRMSSTNSSTFGLSILPFSDGHDAGFTASASSEYSLYFSELRRRGTDFVTDLILSNAQQGHPFTCVVYTLLQTWAAEVARGFHLPTALLWIQPATVFDIFYHYFHGYGGYIDGKTSDPSSYNEAIIELPGLAPSLVLAPRDMPAFLLPLSSKFTPVMFTLFEEQFRYLDMETKPAMVLLNTFEELEAKALRAVDDKLNLNMMPIGPLISSAYLDGRDLNDASFGGDVFHSSDDDHYIEWLESKAEMSVVYVSFGSVCVVPKKQMEEIARALLDCGGPFLWVIREKGKVEGREEEEEEELSCMEEVKMKGKIVKWCSQVEVLSHRSLGCFVTHCGWNSVMESLVSGVPMVAFPQGVEQRTNAKLIEDVWKTGVRVDHSVNEEGMVEADEIGRCLDIVMGNGEKGNELRKNAEKWKFLGREAVKEGGSSNKNLRNFLDDVGEECLLNEGVFFIK; translated from the coding sequence ATGAACATGGTACGCCGCCATCGCCACCACCATTTCCTGGTGGTGCCTTACCCTGTACAGGGTCACATAAACCCTGCTCTCCAATTCTCAAAGCGCTTACTCTCTTTCGGCGCAAATGTCACTTTCTTAACAACCCTCTACATGCACCGCCGCATGTCAAGCACCAACTCCTCCACCTTCGGCCTCTCCATTCTTCCCTTCTCCGACGGCCACGACGCCGGCTTCACTGCCTCCGCCAGCTCCGAATACTCCCTCTACTTCTCGGAACTCAGGCGCCGCGGCACCGACTTCGTAACCGATCTCATTCTCTCAAACGCCCAACAAGGTCATCCTTTCACATGCGTAGTCTACACACTCCTACAAACATGGGCCGCAGAGGTGGCGCGTGGGTTCCACCTCCCCACGGCGCTTCTCTGGATTCAACCAGCCACAGTGTTCGACATCTTCTACCATTACTTTCACGGGTACGGCGGTTACATCGACGGCAAAACCAGTGATCCTTCGAGTTACAACGAAGCCATCATAGAACTACCAGGGTTGGCACCGTCGCTAGTGCTAGCACCCCGTGACATGCCGGCGTTTTTATTGCCGTTGAGTTCCAAATTTACCCCCGTGATGTTTACGTTGTTTGAAGAACAGTTTCGCTACCTTGACATGGAAACGAAACCAGCAATGGTTCTTCTCAACACCTTTGAAGAATTGGAGGCAAAGGCTTTGAGGGCCGTTGATGATAAGTTGAATTTGAACATGATGCCAATTGGACCGTTGATTTCTTCAGCTTATTTGGACGGCAGAGATCTCAATGACGCTTCATTTGGCGGTGATGTGTTTCATTCCTCCGATGATGACCACTACATTGAATGGTTGGAGTCAAAGGCAGAGATGTCAGTGGTTTACGTGTCGTTTGGGAGCGTCTGTGTTGTGCCCAAGAAGCAGATGGAGGAAATTGCACGTGCGCTATTAGATTGTGGGGGTCCGTTCTTGTGGGTGATTAGAGAAAAGGGTAAAGTtgaaggaagagaagaagaggaagaggaagagttgaGTTGCATGGAGGAGGTGAAAATGAAGGGGAAGATAGTGAAGTGGTGTTCACAGGTTGAAGTTTTGTCGCATCGATCGTTGGGTTGTTTTGTGACACACTGTGGTTGGAATTCCGTGATGGAAAGCTTGGTTTCAGGGGTACCAATGGTGGCGTTTCCACAGGGCGTAGAGCAGAGGACGAATGCGAAGCTAATAGAAGATGTGTGGAAGACGGGGGTGAGAGTGGATCATAGTGTGAATGAGGAAGGAATGGTGGAAGCTGATGAAATTGGGAGGTGTTTGGATATTGTGATGGGGAATGGAGAGAAAGGAAATGAACTGAGAAAGAACGCAGAGAAATGGAAGTTTTTGGGTAGAGAAGCTGTTAAGGAAGGTGGCTCTTCCAACAAGAATCTGAGGAATTTTCTTGATGATGTCGGAGAAGAATGTCTTCTGAATGAGggtgttttttttataaaataa
- the LOC107482311 gene encoding phloretin 4'-O-glucosyltransferase-like: protein MPYHHFLLITYPAQGHINPSLQLAKRLINLGARVTVSTTVHVHRRMSDKPSIPGLSFAPFSDGYDDGFTRSDDSSYAHYAAEYKRRGTEFVTDLINSAAEEGQHPFTCVVYTFLQNWVAEVARAFHLPAVVLWTQPAVLLDIHYFYFHGYRDYVNEKITQEPSSCSLELPGLPPLQPSRDLPSFYLESNSSTKFRNSFIVSRIEKQFRDLDQEVKPRILANTVEALEPDALRAVDDKLDVIPIGPLIPSAFLDDDQDGGGDSSYGGNIFKRSDDYVEWLDSQAEKSVVYVSFGSFCVLAKKQMEEMARALLDLGHPFLWVIREKVKKEKEREEEEEEELSCREELEARGKIVEWCSQVEVLSHGSLGCFVTHCGWNSTMESLASGVPMVAFPQWLDQKTNAKLVEDVWKTGVRVDREEEKEEGVVEAGEIKRCLDMVMGSGEKAKELRENADKWKRLAREAVKEGGSSDKNLKTFLHHVHDLMPRS from the coding sequence ATGCCCTACCACCACTTCCTCCTCATCACATACCCCGCACAGGGCCACATAAACCCTTCCCTCCAGTTAGCAAAGCGGCTCATTAATTTAGGCGCACGCGTCACTGTTTCCACCACCGTCCACGTGCACCGCCGCATGTCCGACAAACCCTCCATCCCCGGCCTCTCCTTCGCCCCCTTCTCCGACGGCTACGACGACGGTTTCACCCGCTCCGATGACTCCAGCTATGCCCACTACGCCGCTGAGTACAAGCGCCGCGGAACCGAGTTCGTCACCGATCTCATAAACTCCGCCGCCGAAGAAGGCCAGCACCCTTTCACTTGTGTAGTCTACACCTTCCTACAAAACTGGGTGGCAGAGGTGGCCCGTGCGTTTCACCTTCCTGCGGTTGTCCTCTGGACTCAACCAGCGGTGCTCTTGGACATCCACTACTTCTACTTTCACGGCTACCGTGACTACGTCAACGAGAAAATTACCCAAGAGCCTTCGTCGTGTTCCTTGGAGCTTCCAGGGTTGCCGCCGTTGCAACCCTCACGTGACCTACCTTCATTTTATTTGGAATCGAATAGTTCGACTAAGTTTCGGAACTCTTTCATTGTTTCACGGATTGAAAAACAGTTTCGAGATCTTGACCAAGAAGTCAAACCAAGAATATTAGCCAACACCGTTGAAGCGTTGGAACCTGATGCCCTGAGGGCCGTTGATGATAAGTTGGACGTGATACCAATCGGGCCGTTGATTCCTTCGGCGTTCTTGGACGATGATCAAGATGGAGGTGGTGATAGTTCGTATGGCGGTAATATCTTCAAACGATCAGATGATTACGTAGAGTGGTTGGACTCGCAGGCGGAGAAATCGGTGGTTTATGTGTCGTTTGGTAGCTTCTGTGTGTTGGCGAAGAAGCAGATGGAGGAAATGGCGCGTGCGTTGTTGGATTTAGGGCATCCATTCTTGTGGGTTATTAGGGAGAAagtaaagaaagagaaagagagagaggaagaggaagaggaagaattaAGCTGCAGAGAGGAATTAGAAGCGAGAGGGAAGATAGTGGAGTGGTGCTCGCAGGTGGAGGTTTTGTCGCATGGCTCATTGGGATGTTTTGTGACACACTGTGGTTGGAATTCGACGATGGAAAGCTTAGCATCTGGGGTACCAATGGTGGCGTTTCCGCAATGGTTGGACCAGAAGACGAATGCGAAGCTAGTAGAAGATGTGTGGAAGACAGGCGTGAGGGTGGATCGTGaggaagagaaggaagaaggggTGGTGGAAGCTGGTGAAATAAAgaggtgtttggatatggtaaTGGGAAGTGGAGAGAAGGCGAAGGAACTGAGAGAGAATGCAGACAAGTGGAAGAGGTTGGCGAGGGAAGCTGTGAAGGAAGGTGGCTCTTCGGACAAGAATCTCAAGACTTTTCTTCATCACGTGCATGACTTAATGCCTCGGAGTTGA
- the LOC107482310 gene encoding phloretin 4'-O-glucosyltransferase yields the protein MHRHHVLLITYPAQGHINPSLQLAKRLINLGARVTVSTTVHMHRRMSDKPSIRGLSFVPFSDGFDDGFTLSDDSNYDHYMTEYQRRSTEFVTDLINSAAEKGQHPFTCVVYTFLQNWVAEAARAFHLPSVVLWPQPAVLLDIHYFYFHGYRDYINEKITKEPSTCSLELPGLPPLKPSCDLPSFYLESNNSTSKYRNSFIASLIEKQFRHLDQEVKPRILANTFEALEPDALRAVDDKLDVIPIGPLIPSAFLDIEKDGDGDSSYGGNIFKHSNDYVEWLDLQAERSVVYVSFGSFWVLAKKQMEEMARALLDSRHPFLWVIRKKEKKEKEKEKEEEEDEELSCREELEARGKIVEWCSQVEVLSHGSLGCFVTHCGWNSTMESLASGVPMVAFPQWVDQKTNAKLIEDVWKTGVRVDREEEEEEGVVEAGEIKRCLDVVMGSGEKAKELRENADKWKRLAREAVKEGGSSEQNLRTFLHQVHDLLPQSR from the coding sequence ATGCACCGTCACCACGTCCTTCTCATCACATACCCCGCACAAGGCCACATAAACCCTTCCCTCCAGTTAGCAAAGAGGCTCATTAATTTAGGCGCACGTGTTACCGTTTCCACCACCGTCCACATGCACCGCCGTATGTCCGACAAACCCTCCATCCGCGGCCTCTCCTTCGTCCCCTTCTCCGATGGCTTCGACGATGGTTTCACCCTCTCCGATGACTCCAACTATGACCACTACATGACCGAGTACCAGCGCCGCAGCACAGAGTTCGTCACCGATCTCATAAACTCCGCCGCCGAAAAAGGCCAGCACCCTTTCACTTGTGTAGTCTACACCTTCCTACAAAACTGGGTGGCAGAGGCGGCGCGTGCGTTTCACCTTCCCTCGGTTGTGCTCTGGCCTCAACCAGCGGTGCTCTTGGACATCCACTACTTCTACTTTCACGGCTACCGTGACTACATCAACGAGAAAATTACCAAAGAGCCCTCGACGTGTTCCTTGGAGCTTCCAGGGTTGCCGCCGTTGAAACCCTCATGTGACCTACCTTCGTTCTATTTGGAATCAAATAATTCGACTAGTAAGTATCGGAACTCTTTCATTGCTTCGCTGATTGAAAAACAGTTTCGACATCTTGATCAAGAAGTCAAACCAAGAATATTAGCCAACACCTTTGAAGCGTTGGAACCTGATGCCCTGAGGGCCGTTGATGATAAATTGGACGTGATACCAATCGGGCCATTGATTCCGTCGGCGTTCTTGGACATTGAAAAAGATGGCGATGGTGATAGTTCCTATGGCGGTAATATTTTCAAACACTCAAATGATTACGTAGAGTGGTTGGACTTACAGGCGGAGAGATCGGTGGTTTATGTGTCGTTTGGAAGCTTCTGGGTGTTGGCGAAGAAGCAGATGGAGGAAATGGCGCGTGCTTTGTTGGATTCAAGGCATCCATTCTTGTGGGTTAttaggaagaaagaaaagaaagagaaagagaaagagaaagaggaagaggaagatgaagagttAAGCTGCAGAGAGGAGTTAGAAGCGAGGGGGAAGATAGTGGAGTGGTGCTCGCAGGTGGAGGTTTTGTCGCATGGATCGTTGGGATGTTTTGTGACACACTGTGGTTGGAATTCGACGATGGAAAGCTTAGCATCTGGGGTACCAATGGTGGCGTTTCCGCAGTGGGTGGACCAGAAGACGAATGCGAAGCTAATAGAAGATGTGTGGAAGACAGGGGTGAGGGTGGATcgtgaggaggaggaggaagaaggggTGGTGGAAGCTGGTGAAATAAAGAGGTGTTTGGATGTGGTGATGGGAAGTGGAGAGAAGGCGAAGGAACTGAGAGAGAATGCAGACAAGTGGAAGAGGTTGGCAAGGGAAGCTGTGAAGGAAGGTGGCTCTTCGGAGCAGAATCTCAGGACTTTTCTTCATCAAGTGCATGACTTACTGCCTCAAAGTAGATGA
- the LOC107482308 gene encoding phloretin 4'-O-glucosyltransferase, with protein MVRHRFLLVIYPAQGHINPALEFAKRLISLDSHVTLAITIYLHSRMVNKPSIPGLSIVTFSDGHDTGFNAIAGGDEDYKLYASELKRRGSDFVADLISSSAKQGHPFTCVTYTLLVQWAQEVARGFHLPSALLWIEPATVFTILYHYFHGYDNYINEKSKEEKASSSYSIALPGLPLLFSAREVPSFLLVGRPSFLSFLLESFEEQFQELDKETNPTVLMNTFEALEAEALKAVDRVNMIPIGPLIPSAFLDGKNPNDTSFGGDLIQDSNDDGYIQWLDSKAEMSVVYVSFGSYFPLSKRQKEEIARALLDCRLPFLWVIRDEEELSCMEELRKKGKIVKWCSQVQVLSHASVGCFVTHCGWNSTMESLVCGVPVVAFPQWSDQKTNAKLIEQVWKIGVRVVEDEEEGIVTGDEIRRCVEVVMESNGEKAKEVRRNGEKWKIMAKDASKEGGPSDTNLKAFLNATLLSTMND; from the coding sequence ATGGTCCGCCACCGCTTTCTCCTCGTAATCTACCCGGCACAAGGCCACATAAACCCTGCACTCGAATTCGCCAAGCGACTCATCTCTTTAGACTCACACGTCACCCTCGCTATCACCATCTACCTGCACAGTCGCATGGTTAATAAACCCTCCATCCCCGGCCTATCCATCGTAACCTTCTCCGACGGTCACGACACCGGTTTCAACGCCATAGCCGGCGGAGACGAAGACTACAAGCTGTACGCTTCCGAGTTGAAGCGCCGCGGCTCAGATTTCGTGGCAGACCTCATAAGCTCTAGTGCAAAACAAGGTCACCCTTTCACCTGCGTAACCTACACCTTGCTCGTTCAATGGGCACAAGAGGTGGCGCGTGGCTTTCACCTCCCTTCGGCGCTTCTGTGGATCGAGCCAGCCACGGTTTTCACAATATTATATCACTACTTCCATGGATACGATAACTACATCAATGAGAAAAGCAAGGAAGAAAAGGCATCTTCATCGTATTCCATAGCACTGCCTGGTTTGCCGTTGTTGTTTTCGGCGCGTGAAGTACCCAGTTTCTTGCTGGTAGGAAGACCAAGTTTCTTGTCTTTTCTTCTTGAATCGTTTGAAGAGCAGTTTCAGGAGCTTGACAAAGAGACTAACCCTACAGTTCTCATGAACACCTTTGAAGCTCTTGAAGCAGAGGCCCTGAAAGCCGTTGATAGAGTCAACATGATCCCCATCGGGCCGTTGATTCCGTCGGCGTTCCTGGACGGGAAAAACCCCAACGATACTTCATTCGGAGGTGACCTAATTCAAGACTCAAATGATGATGGCTACATTCAATGGTTGGACTCGAAGGCAGAGATGTCAGTGGTTTATGTCTCATTCGGTAGCTACTTTCCGCTATCTAAGAGACAGAAAGAGGAAATAGCACGTGCATTATTGGATTGTAGACTTCCATTCTTGTGGGTGATTAGAGACGAGGAAGAGTTGAGTTGCATGGAGGAACtgagaaagaaggggaagataGTGAAGTGGTGTTCACAGGTACAAGTGTTGTCCCACGCTTCGGTGGGTTGTTTCGTGACACACTGTGGTTGGAACTCCACCATGGAAAGCCTAGTGTGCGGGGTTCCGGTGGTGGCGTTTCCTCAGTGGTCGGATCAAAAGACGAATGCGAAGTTAATTGAACAAGTATGGAAGATTGGTGTGAGGGTAGTGGaggatgaggaagaagggatAGTGACGGGTGATGAAATAAGGAGGTGTGTGGAGGTGGTGATGGAGAGTAATGGAGAGAAAGCGAAGGAAGTGAGAAGGAATGGAGAGAAATGGAAGATTATGGCCAAGGATGCTTCCAAGGAAGGGGGTCCATCCGACACCAACTTAAAGGCTTTCCTCAACGCTACGCTTTTATCAACAATGAATGATTGA